The genomic segment GTCGGCGGCCAGCGCGGCCACCACGGCCGAGTCGATCCCGCCGGAGAAGCCGAAGATGACCGACCGGAAACCGTTCTTCTGCACGTAGTCCCGCAGGCCGACGACCAGGGCCGACCACACCTCCGCCTCGTCCGCGAGCGGTTCGCTGACTGGCGGCTCGGCGAGGGGTTCGTAGGCGGGCAGCGGGTCCGACGAGAGCACCCGGCGGTGGACGTGCAGCCCGGCCAGTTCGCCGTCGGCGGCGTGCCCACCGGCCTCGATGTCCATGTCCAGCACGAGGAGGTGCTCGGTGAACTGCGGGGCGCGGGCCAGCAGCCTGCCGTCCGCGGCGACCACGATGGAGTCACCGTCGAAGACCAGGTCGTCCTGCCCGCCGACCTGGTTGGTGTAGACCAGGGGCGCGCCGGCCTCGGCGGCGCGGCGGGCGATCAGCGGGAGGCGGATGTCGTCCTTGGACCGTTCGTACGGCGAGGCGTTCGGCGCCACCACCAGGTCCACCCCGGCCTTGCCGAGCGCGGCGATCGGGCCGCCGTCCTGCCAGATGTCCTCGCAGATCACCATGCCGATGTCGATGCCGTGGTAGCGGACCACGTCGAGCGTGGTGCCCGGCTTGAAGTAGCGGTGCTCGTCGAACACGCCGTAGTTGGGCAGGTGGTGCTTGAACTGCCTGGCCACGACCTCGCCCCGGTACAGCGCGGCCGCGGCGTCGCGCGGCCCGGCCTCGTCCAGGTCGAGGTAGCCGACGTAGACCAGCACCTCACCGCACCCGGCCTCGTCCAGCCGCGCGGCCACTTCGTCCACCTTCGCGCGGGACGCCTCGGCGAAGGTCTTGCGCAGGGAGAGGTCCTCGACCGGGTACCCGGTCAGCGACATCTCGGGGAAGACCACCACGTGGGCACCGGCCTCGACGGCCTTGCGCGTCCACTCGACGGTCTGGTCGGCGTTCCCGGCGAGGTCCCCGACGGTGGGGTTGACCTGGGCCAAGGCGAGGCGCAGTTGCGGCATTGCGCCATTCTCGCTCACGCGGCCCCGCCCGGCGACCAGGTGTGCTCAACTCCGCGCCCAATAGGGTTGCCGGATGAACCGAGAGCAGTACACCGCCGAGCTGGCGCACTACGGCACCGCGCTGGCCGCGGCGGCCACCGAACTGAGCAGACCGGTGCCGAGCTGTCCGGACTGGACGGTGGCGGACCTGGTGTGGCACACCTGCGAGGTCTTCTACTTCTGGCGGCTGCAGTTGAGCGGGCTGGTCAGCGGGCCGGAGAACTACCTGGAGCCGAAGCGGCCCGCCGAGGACGAGCTGCTCGACCGGTACGCGGACAACCTGCGGCACCTGGTCGAAGCGGTCCGGCGGGCGGACCCGTCGAAGCCGGTGTGGACCTGGGCGGCGGACAAGACGGCCGGGTTCGTCCAGCGCCGGATGGCGCACGAGGCCGCGGTCCACGCCTGGGACGCGCTGCTCGCGGCCGGCCGGGACGAGCCGATCGGCCGGGACCTCGCGGTGGACGGGATCGACGAGTTCCTCACCCACTTCCTGCACGACTCCCCGGCGGAGGACCTGGGCGGCTCGGTGCACCTGCACGCCACGGACGGCCCTGGCGAATGGACCATCGCGCACGACGGCGGCGGCTGGCAGGTCACGCGGGAGCACGGGAAGGGCACGGCGGCGGCGCGGGCGAGCGCTTCGGACCTGCTGCTCCTGCTGTGGCAGCGCCGGGACGTCTCGGCCGTGGAAACCTTCGGCGACCCGGCCGTGCTGGCGCGCCTGCTCAAGTCGGCCCACACGAACTGACCTGCGCTTCCGGCCGTCAGCCGGCCGTTCTGGGGTGAGCTGAAACCACAAGATCCCGCACTTGGACCGAACCTGTCGGACCCGCGGGTTACGGTCGCGAAGTGACCACGTTCCACGCCATCCACACCGAGCGCCTCATCCTGCGTCCGTTGCGCCTGGACGACCGGGAGGCCGTCGTGCGCATCCAGTCCGATCCGGAGACGAACCGCTTCAACCCCGACCCGCCGGACGTCAGGCAGGCGGGCAAGCAGTTCGAGTACTGGCTCTCGCACTGGGAGGAGCACGGCTACGGCTACTTCGCCGTGGTCGAAGCCGCGACGGGTGAGGTCGCCGGGGTGGGGGGCGTGCAGTCGAAGGAAATGCACGACGAGCAACTGGTGAACCTGTACTACCGCTTCCGCCCGCAGAGCTGGGGGAAGGGCTACGCGACCGAAATGGCGCGGGCCGCGGTCGAGTGGGCAGAGCGCGCGCTGCCCGACCGTCCGGTGGTGATCTCCGTGGCACTGGTCAACGAACCGTCCCGGCGGGTGGCCGAGAAACTCGGCTTCACGCCCTACCTGGAGGAGGACTACCAAGGACAGCGGTCGACCCACTACCGCCGCTCACTGTCCACAATGGTCACCTGACGGTTCTCGCAGTCGCCGTCCCAGTCCCGCGGCAGCGGCGTGGGCGTTTCCGGGGCGACGACGGAGACCAGGTGGTCGAGCACCGCGTCCGCGTGGCCGACCAGCAGGTGACCGGCGCCGGGCAGGGTGATCACCCGTGCCTGCGGGATCATCGCGCAGCCTTCGCGCACGTCGTCGGGCAGCCGGTAGTCGTCGAACTCCGGCACCAGCGCCACCACCGGCTTGCCCGTCGGCGCCCAGGCGGCCCGCTGTTCCGGGCTGCTCCAGCGCAACGGGGGTGCGATCAGCACGAGGCCCTGGACGAGGTCCTGCGCTTCGCTGATGCCGTGCATGAGCGCGAGGTCGCTGCCGAACGACCAGCCGGCCAGCCAGACCCGGGGTAGCTCCCGGGTCCGGACGAAGTCGAGTGCGGCCGCGACGTCGAGGCGTTCGCCTTCGGCCGCGCCGAAGGTGCCCTCGCTGCGCCCGGCTTCGCTGGCCGCGCCCCGCGTGTTGAACCGCAGCACCGCGAGCCCGGCCAGGGCCGGCAGGCGGAAGGCGGCCTTGCGCAGGACGTGCGAGTCCATCATGCCGCCGTGCGTGGGCAACGGGTGCAGCAGCACCACGGTCGCCACCGGTGCGCGGTCGGCGGGCAGCGCGAGCTCGCCGACCAGCCGGAGGCCGTCCCCGGTGTGCAGCGTCACCGCCTCGCGCCGCGCGGGGAGCAGGGTGTTCGGTCCGATCCTCACCATCGGCCCGGCCTCCTTCTCGCTCTGGCGTCCCAGCAGGGACGGTGCCAATGCCGCCGGTCGGTCACCGAGCCGGTCCCGTCGGCCGGCCACACCACCACATGGGGCACGCCGGGACGGATCTCGTGGTCGCAGCCGGGGCACCGGTAGAACTTGGTCGCCTGCGCACCCGGGACCGAGCGGACGAGCCAGTCGCCGTCGGCGCCGGACTCGGTGCCTGCCCAGCCCGTCGCGCCGCCCAGCTCACGGGCCGGCGGGCTCCCGTGGCCGCGCGAGGGCTTGTTGCGTCGAGGCACGCGGCCACGTTATCCGTCGGCGTCAGCCGAAGTACCGGCCGGGCGGCACGCCGACCGCGCGGCGGAAGGCGGCGACGAAGGCGCTCGGTGACGAGTA from the Amycolatopsis magusensis genome contains:
- a CDS encoding NAD+ synthase, with the translated sequence MPQLRLALAQVNPTVGDLAGNADQTVEWTRKAVEAGAHVVVFPEMSLTGYPVEDLSLRKTFAEASRAKVDEVAARLDEAGCGEVLVYVGYLDLDEAGPRDAAAALYRGEVVARQFKHHLPNYGVFDEHRYFKPGTTLDVVRYHGIDIGMVICEDIWQDGGPIAALGKAGVDLVVAPNASPYERSKDDIRLPLIARRAAEAGAPLVYTNQVGGQDDLVFDGDSIVVAADGRLLARAPQFTEHLLVLDMDIEAGGHAADGELAGLHVHRRVLSSDPLPAYEPLAEPPVSEPLADEAEVWSALVVGLRDYVQKNGFRSVIFGFSGGIDSAVVAALAADALGGDAVHGVSMPSKYSSEHSRSDAAELARRIGAHFRVEPVEDMVKLYVDQLKLTGLAEENIQARTRGMLLMALSNLDGHLVLATGNKTELAVGYSTIYGDAVGGFAPIKDVFKTHVWQLARWRNAEAEKRGETPPIPENSISKPPSAELRPDQLDSDSLPDYALLDDILDDYVEGDRGFADLLAAGFDAEVIDRVVRMVDKAEYKRRQYPPGTKITFKAFGRDRRLPITNSWREVH
- a CDS encoding maleylpyruvate isomerase family mycothiol-dependent enzyme encodes the protein MNREQYTAELAHYGTALAAAATELSRPVPSCPDWTVADLVWHTCEVFYFWRLQLSGLVSGPENYLEPKRPAEDELLDRYADNLRHLVEAVRRADPSKPVWTWAADKTAGFVQRRMAHEAAVHAWDALLAAGRDEPIGRDLAVDGIDEFLTHFLHDSPAEDLGGSVHLHATDGPGEWTIAHDGGGWQVTREHGKGTAAARASASDLLLLLWQRRDVSAVETFGDPAVLARLLKSAHTN
- a CDS encoding GNAT family N-acetyltransferase, whose translation is MTTFHAIHTERLILRPLRLDDREAVVRIQSDPETNRFNPDPPDVRQAGKQFEYWLSHWEEHGYGYFAVVEAATGEVAGVGGVQSKEMHDEQLVNLYYRFRPQSWGKGYATEMARAAVEWAERALPDRPVVISVALVNEPSRRVAEKLGFTPYLEEDYQGQRSTHYRRSLSTMVT
- a CDS encoding alpha/beta hydrolase, producing the protein MVRIGPNTLLPARREAVTLHTGDGLRLVGELALPADRAPVATVVLLHPLPTHGGMMDSHVLRKAAFRLPALAGLAVLRFNTRGAASEAGRSEGTFGAAEGERLDVAAALDFVRTRELPRVWLAGWSFGSDLALMHGISEAQDLVQGLVLIAPPLRWSSPEQRAAWAPTGKPVVALVPEFDDYRLPDDVREGCAMIPQARVITLPGAGHLLVGHADAVLDHLVSVVAPETPTPLPRDWDGDCENRQVTIVDSERR